ggaGAAATGGGTAGAGGGTTGGGTAGGGTGGATAGATGCATGCATGCATGGATGGAAGAGGAATGAAGGGATGTGTGGACAGATGGgacagaggaaaggaggagCAGATAGGCAGACAGGTGGGTAGGACAGAGGGTGACTGGTGTCCTGCAGCTCCCATGGCTCTCGCTGGCTGGGCACAGCACGTGGGGCAATCAGGCAGTGCTGTCGTGGTACTGGGGCTGCTCCCATGGGACTGGGCACTGGGAggccacagccctgcagcagttGGAGCTGATGTCCCCGCACTACAAGTGCGCCCATGGTCTCACCGCGATCAGAGCCCCTGGTCATGTTTTCATGTCACAGACTCGCCTTAAGTGGTGTCCCCAGTCCCCAAGCTCATCAGAGGTGATGTCCTTGGTCATGTCCCCATGCCACAGCCGTGCACGTAGCCTTATTTTGATGAGTGTCCCTGGAGATATCCCTGTCCCACAGCCGTGCCCACAGTCTCACCATTGCCAGTGTCCCTGGTCACATCCCCATGCCACAGCTGCACCTGCAGACTCACTGTAACTGGGGTCCTCAGTGGTGTCCCTGATGCCCAAGATCAGCGGGCACATTGCAGAGCCCCAGGAACAGTGGCTGGATCTACAGGACATCCTCCAGCCCCATCTCAGTGCAGACTCTTGAGAACACCAGGGCCAATCCCCTATGACCCCTCTGACCCCAAGCCACCACCCCAGTCCCCCATTACCAGCAGCCCTATACTGTGGCCCCTCTGCACCTCCCTTCCCCCTGGGGGCTGCACCCATCCTGGGGCCGGAAGGTGCCTGGCTGCCAAGGGAAGGgtggcagcaggcacagccctggcCCCCTCCCTTCCATGGCCACCCCTGGCATCGCACTGCAATAACAGGAAACACAGCCGGGAgcaccacagccctgcagaggagaTAAACCAGAGTCCAGCGGTTGCAGAGCTGGGCCcccagccacagccacagcaggggCTCCGTGGGTAGTGACTCATGCAGGAAAGCCTCATCCTGCACCCGGGGGCTGCGTCCTGCTCTGCCCCGTGCCAATAAAAGCCCATTTCTACGTGTGCTCCTGCACAGCTCCCGCTCGCGGTTCCACAAGTAAACAAGTACGGATTCAGCTCAGCACACCACACAACATGGGGAAAGCAACCCTTGGGCACACAGCCACCGCTGCACCACCAGCAGCCAGGGGGGCCTTTGGGACCCCACACAGCCCCCGGGGTCTGTCCTGGGGACACTGCATCCCACTTGTTCCACAGCACCAACATTGCTCAGCCTCTGTCCCCTGTgccaccccctccccatgcaGCTTTCCCTCTGGCACGACGTCCCCAAGGAAAAATTGGCAAAGGGCATTTTATTGGCATTTTGGACTTGTTCCTGCCACAGTGGAGCTGGCCGCGCCTGAGCAGGGTGGGAGCAGACTGGGAGCCCACAAAAGCCACCAGCAGTGCCACAGTCAGGACACCAGAGCCGCTGAGCTGCACCCTGCATGGAGAGGGGCCACACCAGCACCAAGCCCACACCCAGCATGCACAGAAAAGGCAGCTGAGAGCATCGCTGTGTCCAGCTGGAGCTGCCACCTTCCACCGTGCCAAAGGAGCACGTTAGCTCCATCCCCACCCGTGCCACGATGCAACACAACTCCTGGGGTCCACggtgggcagcagcaccaacagTGCCACCAGTGCCAGATCCTTCTTCCACCTGCGGTGCTGGTGCAggacactgagcacagcaccaaTGGCTCAGGGGCAGAGCGTGGCAGGGGCCGGTGCCGGTGCCACCCAGTCCTGCCGTGGCGCAGGAGCAGCAGCGTGGGTGCGCTCGTGGCGCAGCAGGTGGGTTTTGCGGCTGAAGCTCTTGCCGCACTGGGTGCAGATGTACGGCCGGTGGCCGGTGTGCACGGCCTGGTGCCGCACCAGGTTGGTCTTGGAGCTGAAGCGCTTGGCACACTGGGAGCAGCCGTAGGGCCGCATGCCGGTGTGCACCGCCTGGTGCCGTGCCAGGTGGGACTTGCGGCTGAAGCCGCGGCCGCACTGCTCGCAGGTGAAAGGGCGCGCGCCGGCGTGTGCCTTGGTGTGGGCGATGAGGTTGGGCCGGGAGCTGAAGCTGCGCCCGCACTGCAGGCAGGCGAAGGGCCGCTCACCTGTGTGCACACGCAGGTGCCGCAGCAGGTGCTGGTTGTGGGCGAAGCCGCGGCCGCAGTCAGGGCAGGCGAAGGGCCGCTCACCCGTGTGCGTGCGCTGGTGCGTGGCCAGGTTGGGCTTGTGGCTGAAGGTCTTGTCGCAGTGCGGGCAGGCGTACGGCTTCAGCCCCATGTGCCCACGCAGGTGCGCCGTCAGGTGCCGCTTGTCGCTGAAGCCGCGGCCGCACTCTGCGCAGGCGAAGGGCCGCCCCTCCACGTGCAGCCGGCGGTGCGATGTCAGGTTCTTCTTCCAGCTGAAGCTCTTCCCGCACTCGGGGCAGGGGAAGGGCTTCTCATCAGCGGGCGGCTCAGCCTCGTTGGGTGGCTCAGCGTGCAGGCGTTGGTGCCGCAGCAGGTGCTGCTTGTGGGCAAAGCCGCGGCCGCAGAGCGTGCAGGCGAAGGGCCGCTCGCCCGTGTGGGTGCGCAGGTGCCGCACCAGGTGCGTCTTCTTGCGGAAGCGCCGCCCGCACTCGGAGCAGGGGAATGGCCGCTCGCCCGTGTGCGTCTTCTGGTGCGAGCGCAGGTGGATCTTCTGCCGGAAGCGGCGGCCGCACTGCGCGCAGGGGTAGGGCCGCTCGCCCGTGTGCACCCGCAGGTGCCGCGTCAGGTGCGCCTTCTTGCCAAAGCCCTTCCCGCACTGCGCGCAGGCGAAGGgccgcggcggggccggggcctGGGGCACACACTGCCCGCACTGCGCCGCGCAGCAGCAGTGTTGGCAGGTGCCGGCTGGGCCCTCGCCCAGCAGCGGCCATGCAAAGGCAGGCAGCGTGCCGTAGCCCAGCTCCCCCGGCTCCTCGGGCAGCTCCGGCTCCTCCATTGGTTCTGTCTTGCAGGCGCTGCCTGGGGGCTGCCCCGCCAGCAGGGCCTCAGCACCCAGCCCGGCCGCCCATTCCTCATCCTCGTCCTCCACCTTCACCTTTCGAACCAGCCAGTCctctgtgggcacagagcaCTGCCGGTGTGTCCCACACCAAGGAAAGGCGGCCCTGCCGCAGGTGCCCAGTGACCATCACCATGACTGGCACATAAACCAGGGTTTGCTGTGCCAACACAGCCCCTCACCTGAGCAGCCGAGCTCCGGCCCCTGCACGGCACCCGCGGAACCACCGCCATCAGCATCGTCCTCCGTCAGCACCTCCTCCTTGGGCACCAGCAGCCTCGCTGTGTGGATACACAGTaagctgggtgctgggtgctgccccGGCCCCACGCAGACCACAGACTGCAATGAGGGGTGGGCGCTTGCCCATAGCCCCAGCACCCACCTGAGCCGGCGCAGCCCGGTGCCTCGCCATCCTCCAGCTGTGCCCCGGCACACAACTCCTCCGCCTGCGGCAGCGGCTCCGGTTTGGCAATGGGGATGCCTGCACACGATGGGTCTGAGCTGAGCCATGGGAAACCAGCGGGACCCGCACCGGGAGGGCACCGGGCTGGGAGCTGTCACCCCACTGAGCTGCCAGCCGTGGGGCACGGGAGCACAACCCACAGCGGCAGCACAGCCTTACCCAGGGCCAGCAGGGCGTCGAAGTTCTCCCTC
The window above is part of the Coturnix japonica isolate 7356 chromosome 2, Coturnix japonica 2.1, whole genome shotgun sequence genome. Proteins encoded here:
- the LOC107308689 gene encoding gastrula zinc finger protein XlCGF57.1-like isoform X1, with amino-acid sequence MRENFDALLALGIPIAKPEPLPQAEELCAGAQLEDGEAPGCAGSARLLVPKEEVLTEDDADGGGSAGAVQGPELGCSEDWLVRKVKVEDEDEEWAAGLGAEALLAGQPPGSACKTEPMEEPELPEEPGELGYGTLPAFAWPLLGEGPAGTCQHCCCAAQCGQCVPQAPAPPRPFACAQCGKGFGKKAHLTRHLRVHTGERPYPCAQCGRRFRQKIHLRSHQKTHTGERPFPCSECGRRFRKKTHLVRHLRTHTGERPFACTLCGRGFAHKQHLLRHQRLHAEPPNEAEPPADEKPFPCPECGKSFSWKKNLTSHRRLHVEGRPFACAECGRGFSDKRHLTAHLRGHMGLKPYACPHCDKTFSHKPNLATHQRTHTGERPFACPDCGRGFAHNQHLLRHLRVHTGERPFACLQCGRSFSSRPNLIAHTKAHAGARPFTCEQCGRGFSRKSHLARHQAVHTGMRPYGCSQCAKRFSSKTNLVRHQAVHTGHRPYICTQCGKSFSRKTHLLRHERTHAAAPAPRQDWVAPAPAPATLCP